TTCTCGCCTGCGTTGAGCCGAGCTCGATGGTAGAAGTACGAGCTGCGAGCCAGCACTAGCGAGGCGAGCAACTCAGCAAGCAAGTACGCATGGCGCAGGGCATCAACCAGAAGTGCCTTCTTACGATTGCTCAGGAGATGAAGGTCGATGCTCTGGTTCTTTTTTAGGAGCTCACTCGCCGTCTTCAATAGCTCCTGTTCCAACTGCAATCGTCTCACTTCACGGCGTAGCGTCTGGAGTTGCTGTTCCAGCTGGGGCAGCTCCGAACCGGTTGAAGAATCATTGAAGCGTTTCATCGGTGCGAGAGCCTCTGGCCCCAATAGTTCATCGCGCCAGTTGTACAGCGTCTTTCGGCACATGCCAACGTCGTCAGCGATGGCTTGGGCGCTTCCTTGACGCGTGCACTGCGTAAGCACCGCCGCGTGCTTTTGCTCGTTTAAAGACGCACCAAGCACGCGTGGCCTAGTTCGGAGATTGAGCTACTGAACCCAAGCGTGGAGAGAGGCCCGTCCCGGGCAACCGGCTCTTTGATGGTGAATGCAACGCAGTCCCGTGCGTCAGATAGTGCTCGAACGCCCGAGCCTTTTTGCTAACGGGTAAACTTCGGCGGCCGAACAACCGCGGTCTTCAAGTCCCAATCCTTCTCATACTCGCGGTTTCAGCCCTTGAGCGAATTCTTGGTGGGATAGCCCAACTGCGGGATGGTTGCCGCGACTCGTTCGCCTAGCTTGATGTAAAGCGCCACCACGCTGATTCGTATGAATACATGAACTAATTCTCAGTAATCCAAGATTTCATCTGCATCCCCCGAAGTCAGAGCATGGATATGGCTCTCATGTAGTTTTATGAGAGTTCAGACCAGCGGCTACAGTCCGAACTACTCAGAACCCGTAGAGGAGCTCAGGGTTGCGCACCAAGATCCGCTGGCGCTGCGCCTCTTCGGGCACCCAGGCCAGCATCTGGTCCAGCAGGTCCGTTGTATTGGGCATACGGCCCTTGAACGAAACGTGCGGCCAGTCGCTGCCCCATACCAGACGGTCTGGCCGGGCAGCCAGCAGCGCCTGCACATAGGGCAGCATGTCTTCGTAGGGCGGCGGCAAGGCCGACATGCGGTAGCCGCAGGAAAGTTTGACCCAGCAACGCCCTGTATCGACCAGCCTCAGCAAAGACTGGAATCCGGGCTGTCCCAGGCCCTCGCTTGGCCTGAGCGAGCCCATGTGGTCAATCACGACATCCGTGGATAATTCGCGCAGCGTCGACTCCATCTCGGCAAGAGGGGCGCGCCCCTCGTCATCCATGACATGTAGCTGGACATGCCAGCCCAAGCGAGCTATGCGTGCCGCAAGCACGGGCATCTCGGACACTGGCACTGCGCCAGCATGGCCAATGTTGTAGCGCACGCCGCGCACTCCAGCTTCATGCATACGGTCCAGTTCGACGTCCGGCACATCAGCACGCAGCGTGACGATGGCGCGCGTCGGCCGCCCCATATCGGCCATCGCATCCAGATGGCGCCGGTTGTCAGTGCCGTAGCCACTGGGCTGCACGAGGACTAGGCGCTGGACACCCAGGACGTCGTGCAGCGCCCGCAGTTGGCTGGGCAGGGCCTCGGGCACATCGAAAGCACGCGTTGGGGCGACGGGATAGCGCTCGGCAGGACCGTAGACATGCACATGGCAGTCCGCCGTACCCGGCGGGCAGATCAGCCGAGGCTTGCGAGCAACAGGATAGGGAGGCTGGCACAGTGGAATCATCTCAGGCGCTTGCATAGTCGTTGTTAGAAGGAGGGCGGTCACTCAAAGACCTTGTCCTCATGGAGCACCACCGGCACCTCCTTGTTCCTCTCCGAATAGCCGTCGAAAGGCTTTCCTGCGAGGTCGATGCGCGCGAGCACGTCGCTGCTGGGATCGATGTGCGCGCCGATGCGCAGCATCACTAGGGCACCCTCGCCTTCTTTGGCCTGGAACCAGTAGAAAGCTCCGGCCGGCAGCAGAACGCAGTCGTTCTTGCCGACCTCACGCGTTTCGCCGTTAGGCCCGTGGAACACTGCGCCGCCCTGCAGGACAACGAACACATGGTCTTCATTGGAATGGGCGTGGATCTCGTTCTCTCCCCCGCTGGCATAGGTCTTAAGCACCACGTTCATGTAGCGCGAGGCGCCCAGCACCTGATTAGTCCGCCCCTCTTTCGGCAGTTGGGCACGGATATGAAAGAAGCTGGGTTGGCCCGGCTTGGAAAGGCGAGCCATCTCCGCGCGCCATTCGGCGGCGCTATGGACGATCGGTGCGAAGCTTTGGGACTGGGGGGTGGTGATGCTCATGGTGAAATACCTTCGTGGTGAGATTCAATCGATCCTGATGCCGGCTTCCGCGATGACCGGACGCCAGCGCGCCGCTTCCGAGGCCATAAAACTTCGCAGCGCCTGTGGCGAGCTGACGTCCGCCATCAGGCCAGCGCCCAGGAGCTTTTCCTGTACGTCCTTCGAGGCAAGGGCCTGCATCAGCGCCTGGTTAAGCTTTTCCACCACGGCGGCCGGAGTTCCCTTTGGCGCCAGCAACGCCATCCATACATCGATATCGGGCAGCTTGATACCCACATCGGACATAGACGGCACGGCCGGCAGCGAGGGGATGGGTTTTGCGCTCAGACGAGCCAACGGCTTTAACGTGCCCTTCGCGAAATGGGGCATGGCCGTCGTGATTCCGTCGATAGTAAAGGTGATGTCCTTGGAAAGTAGGCCTTGGGTTGTCCCAGCACTGCCCTTGTAGGACGCAGAAACCACATCCTTTCCTAGCACGCGCTTGAGGAGTTCACCAGAAAGCTGGGATGTGAAAGTTCCAAAACCGTAGCTAATTGCAGTGGGGTCAGCCTTGGTTCGTGACAGCAGCACTTGCATTGAATCAGGCCCTGCCTGATTGGTCATAACGACCAACGGCGTGGTGGCTACTTTGCCTATTGGCTCGAAGTCATTGATGGGATCGTAGGGCAGCTTGGAGTAGAGATACTGATTCATCACCAGCGTATTGTCGATAGCCATCAGCAGCGTATATCCATCTGGCACTGCCTTCGCAACGACGTCAGCGCCGATGATGGTATTTGCGCCTGGCTTGTTGTCAACGACGATCGGCTGGCGCACCAATTCACCCATACGCTGCCCAACGACGCGGGCCAGCAAATCAGTAGGACCGCCAGCCGGGAAAGGTACAACCATCCTGATAGGCCGACTTGGAAAATCACGCGAAGCTTGTGCCTGCGCTTGTAGCGGAACAGAGCTCCACACTAACGATAAGGCTAGGGCCGCTGCGGCCTGGGAGGTCATCATGGAGAGTCTCCTATACGGTTGTCGATATCCGCAACAACGAACTGCGGATATTTGTTTAGTAGTCAATTCTGGTCGGGTGCCACACGCCCGGCAATGTGGCAGTGGCAATTCGCTGTATCGAAAAAAGGAATCTGCCATCCGCTCCATGCACTAACTCCCATGACACGCAGCGCACTGCCGCACAGCACGTCTCACACTAAGTTAGAGACATACAGACCCATTTGATGTTGAGGTTGAAGACCGTCCCAACCTTGCCACCCCTAGACGAATCGAAATGCAAAATCAGTGCGACGTGAAGTCATCACAGCGTCCCACTGATCACATCAGGAATGCACCGCGCAAAGGCGTTGTCCCCTTCTTGCAAGGACAACGCCTGCTCGCACATGGTGCTGAAAACGTTCCGCTGTGTTCCGGTCGTCAGGATCGCTCAGGCTAAATACATCACCTCATCCACTGCGAGCTTTTCGGCCTAGCGTGCTACCCTGTTGGCGTTATTGGCCAACGCTTCTAGAAGTTCACGACAGACTGTGACTTTTTGTGTAACCGCCTCAGCGCTATCATCTTGGACTGCCCTAGGCAGGCAGACATACTCGGCCACTCTTTGGTGGACTGCTTCTATTCAGGTAGGCAAATCCCAGCCACAAGTCCGGTGCGCTCAAACGCCTCAGGGCTGATTCCACCCAGATGGCTATGGCGGCATGACCGGTTGTAGATCACCTCGATATAGTCGAATACATCGGCCCAGGTTTTGTCCCGGGTCTTGTAAATACGCTCGCGGACGCGCTCCTTCTTCAGGCTGCTGAAGAAAGACTCCACGACGGCGTTGTCCCAGCAGTTGCCACGGCGACTCATGCTGGACGCTAGGCCATGGGCTCGGCAGAAACGCTTGAAGTCATCGCTGCTGTACTGGGCGGATTCAACCGGTCGTCGCAACACCGGGTTTCCTTTGCTTCACCAGACGTGCGTACTGCGCCAGCAGGAGCTAGCCACCACAGACCCAAGATGCACGGTGATATCAGTGACGCACGCTTTGTCTGGGGCATCCTCGGTGAACTGCCAATGCAAGTGGTTGGAGGCAATGATGGAAGGCTGGCCTGGAATGTGCCAGGAGTCTTGTAGCCCCATATCGCTTTGGTCTTTTGCTTGCGCATGATGCGGGCAACGAGATGCTTACCGCAGCGCTCCACGGCCTCGCGCAGATCCGCAAACGCACGGATAGCACCGTAGACTCCGTGGCCGGGCGTAAGTGAATGGCGGATCAGCTTGAGCAAGCGTCTGTCGTCATGTTCGTGAATTGAGGCCAGATCGTGTAGCCACGCATAGACCCCTGCACGAGGCACTCGCAGCAATCTGCACATCAAGCTAATGGCATGTTGGCTGCGGTGCTCGTTGATGAAGTGGTACTTCACCCGGGCTCCCTGGCCAAGTACCGCACGGCTTTTTTCAGATATCCCGTTCTTCTTTGATGCGTCGCATCTGACTGCGCAAACGCAGGATCTCGCTCTTGGCTTCGAGCAGCTCTTTGGACTGCTGCTCGCTCGTGGCTGGGGATAAGGGCCTGACCCATTTATGCAAGGTATGCGTAGGCACGCCTAAACGGACTGCGACTTTAGCCACCGAGAGTCCCTTCTCAGCGACTTGCTTGACCGCTTCTTCCTTGAATTCCGGCGTAAACATCTGCGCACTCATGGACTACCTCCTATGCTCAAAAGATAGAAAGGGTTCTCTCTCTGCCTAGGGGCAGTCCAATTGGTAAGTGCTTAAAAAGTACCGAATTTCTCCGACACAAAGCCTCTGGAACAGCTATTCCACCGCTACCGTCTGTTACACGCCGCAAAGCATTGAAAGAATGCAAGGTTGCTCTACGAGCCGCCCTCAGAAGTTGTGCCGTACCCCCATGTAGATATTGCGTGAGCTTCCATTCGTCGAGCCAACTAACGTTGCTGGAGCTTGTGCAGTTCCAGTGCCTAGCACGTACTGCGATCCGTTCTGGTTGGTAATCCGAGCGGCACCGAAGTAAAGACGCGTTCGCTTAGACAAGTCATAGTCACCACCAAAGGCAATCCAATTAGCATTGCGATTGCCGGTTGAAGCGGTGTAGTCGGAGCGGTCGTTAACTCGAGTGAATTGGGCAATGGCGGTGAACAACCCAAATGGCACGCGCACACCGACGTTGGTCAACCTGAATTCGCTTGTGGAAGTTCCTGGCAGTCGAGCGATGGCACCAGTGCAGGTACTACAGGAGTTCTTCTCAACCGTCGTGCCGAGGAAAAACCTAGCGAAGCGGGCATCATAGGATCCCCCCAGCACCATTGCCGAGACCTTACCCGAGCCGGCGTTGTCCGCCCCCTCCTGCCACTGGAAGCCAGCATTGAGGTCGAAGCTACCAGCCTGATAACGACCAGATACGCCGTAACCGCGACCGATCGTCGCGGACTTCTCACCAAAGGAATACTGCCCGCGTATTTCAAGCCCCCCCCAGCGCGGAGACACATAATTGATGGCGTTATCTTGGCGAGCCGCTACCCCCATCGGCAATACCTGTCGCTGCGTCGTTGAGCTGATGTTTCGGGTGAGCGACAGCAGCCCACCCGCTCCCTCCCAGATGAAGGCGTCCACATTACTCTGGACCAAATAGTAGGGCGTAGGAACGCGCCCCATCTGCACAGTACCGAGCCTTGTATCGCTGAGGCCAACCGATGCTTCCCGCCCGAATGCACGTCCGCCTTGGGCCAAGGTACCTTCATCGAGGTTAAGGCCTTGCTCTAGGCGAAAAACGGCTGAGAGCCCTCCTCCCAAGTTCTCTACACCTCGGAAGCCTAGGTTACTACCAGCGCTGCCGCCCGAATACAGGCGATTGATGCTGGAACCGTTCGAGCGAGGGGCATCCACACCAGAGTCCATGCGCCCATAAATGGTCACACTTCCTTGTGCGTTCGCTGCTCCGCAAACGTTGAGCAACACCGCGCATGCCACAGCATGTTTGGTCAGTCCGATCATTGATGTCTCCTTCATTTTTTTTGGGGCCTTTTGCCCCAACTCCTGTTCCTCACAATGCACTTGAATCTTCATGGGCAGTCCCAAGCACAGTCTTCCAGCGTCCACATCCTCAGATGAATCTCAAATTCAACATGGCTCCTCTGGCTTGCGAAGTATAGGTAGCCATCTAACAATTTAGATAGCCATCTAAGTAAATTTCCTAGGTTCAGAATTCCCGACTGTGGCTGAGGTGCCACGCTTTATCTGCGAGGCGTCGCAGGCAAACAAGCAACGCTCGAGAAGTGTCCCCCATTCCATCCCAAACAACCCGGATTGATTAAGTGATCAATGCCATCTGAGCACTAGGTATCACCAGTTCGGCAAGCACAGTGTGTGCAGACAGGCCGCGCTCGGTAACCGCGCCGTAATTGATTTATCGATTTCATGAGGCAGTGCACCTTCTGCGCTTCACAAAGCAATTTATTTGTGCCCACCCTGGCTGTGAACCGGAACGTGCTACATCGAATTGAAGATTACGTCGTAGAACCTTTTCATCGCACACAGCACGAAGGTACTACTCAGCCGAGAGCAACGTAGCTGGAGGAGCCATTTAACGAAAGACTCCTTCTCCCTTCGCCACCGCCCATAGGTTGAGGGAGCATTCAAGCTTGATGGCAGTCAACAGACTTCCTAGCATTTGAATCCCCAGAGAGCACGTTTAGTTGCCCGATATTGGAGACACCATGAAAAACTCAAGCCTAACCCGGCGGTCGCTATGTGTGACCTCAGCCTTGGTCATCGCCTTCCTGGGCCATACGGCCGTTGCACAAGAGAACTATCCGGCAAAACCGGTCACACTTGTCGTCCCCTTCACCCCAGCAGGTAGCAACGACGTTATCGCCCGAGTAGTCGGGCAGCGGCTTAGCCAAATTTGGCATCAGCCGGTCATCGTGGACAACAAGCCCGGCGCAGCAGGAAGTATCGGCACCGACCAAGTGGCCAAAGCCTCTGCTGACGGCTACAAGCTACTAATAACCAACAACAACACGATGTCGATCAACCCGATGCTGCTGCCGAACACTCCGTACGCTGTTGCACGCGATTTCGCCCAAGTGACGCAATTGGGCACAGTACCCGTAGTGCTGGTCGTGAATTCAAATTTGAAGGTTACCACTGTGAAGGAGCTAGTCGCTCTCGCAAAAATCAGCCCCGGGAAACTTTCGTATGCATCGTCGGGCTCAGGCAGTCCGCAGCATCTCTCGGCAGAGCTTTTC
This DNA window, taken from Comamonas testosteroni TK102, encodes the following:
- a CDS encoding porin, with the protein product MKIQVHCEEQELGQKAPKKMKETSMIGLTKHAVACAVLLNVCGAANAQGSVTIYGRMDSGVDAPRSNGSSINRLYSGGSAGSNLGFRGVENLGGGLSAVFRLEQGLNLDEGTLAQGGRAFGREASVGLSDTRLGTVQMGRVPTPYYLVQSNVDAFIWEGAGGLLSLTRNISSTTQRQVLPMGVAARQDNAINYVSPRWGGLEIRGQYSFGEKSATIGRGYGVSGRYQAGSFDLNAGFQWQEGADNAGSGKVSAMVLGGSYDARFARFFLGTTVEKNSCSTCTGAIARLPGTSTSEFRLTNVGVRVPFGLFTAIAQFTRVNDRSDYTASTGNRNANWIAFGGDYDLSKRTRLYFGAARITNQNGSQYVLGTGTAQAPATLVGSTNGSSRNIYMGVRHNF
- a CDS encoding Bug family tripartite tricarboxylate transporter substrate binding protein, yielding MKNSSLTRRSLCVTSALVIAFLGHTAVAQENYPAKPVTLVVPFTPAGSNDVIARVVGQRLSQIWHQPVIVDNKPGAAGSIGTDQVAKASADGYKLLITNNNTMSINPMLLPNTPYAVARDFAQVTQLGTVPVVLVVNSNLKVTTVKELVALAKISPGKLSYASSGSGSPQHLSAELFKSMTGTDIAHIPYKGAAPAITDMLAGQVDLQFGAINSLLPHIRSGKLRALAVGGTRRASLLPNVPTMAEVGLPQYDSEIWLGLAAPTGTPSAVIKRINADVSRVLEESGVKEKLAEQGIEARSSTPQEMTQLVERDTARWASVIKGAGIKAD
- a CDS encoding amidohydrolase family protein, which gives rise to MIPLCQPPYPVARKPRLICPPGTADCHVHVYGPAERYPVAPTRAFDVPEALPSQLRALHDVLGVQRLVLVQPSGYGTDNRRHLDAMADMGRPTRAIVTLRADVPDVELDRMHEAGVRGVRYNIGHAGAVPVSEMPVLAARIARLGWHVQLHVMDDEGRAPLAEMESTLRELSTDVVIDHMGSLRPSEGLGQPGFQSLLRLVDTGRCWVKLSCGYRMSALPPPYEDMLPYVQALLAARPDRLVWGSDWPHVSFKGRMPNTTDLLDQMLAWVPEEAQRQRILVRNPELLYGF
- a CDS encoding Bug family tripartite tricarboxylate transporter substrate binding protein is translated as MMTSQAAAALALSLVWSSVPLQAQAQASRDFPSRPIRMVVPFPAGGPTDLLARVVGQRMGELVRQPIVVDNKPGANTIIGADVVAKAVPDGYTLLMAIDNTLVMNQYLYSKLPYDPINDFEPIGKVATTPLVVMTNQAGPDSMQVLLSRTKADPTAISYGFGTFTSQLSGELLKRVLGKDVVSASYKGSAGTTQGLLSKDITFTIDGITTAMPHFAKGTLKPLARLSAKPIPSLPAVPSMSDVGIKLPDIDVWMALLAPKGTPAAVVEKLNQALMQALASKDVQEKLLGAGLMADVSSPQALRSFMASEAARWRPVIAEAGIRID
- a CDS encoding cupin domain-containing protein; this encodes MSITTPQSQSFAPIVHSAAEWRAEMARLSKPGQPSFFHIRAQLPKEGRTNQVLGASRYMNVVLKTYASGGENEIHAHSNEDHVFVVLQGGAVFHGPNGETREVGKNDCVLLPAGAFYWFQAKEGEGALVMLRIGAHIDPSSDVLARIDLAGKPFDGYSERNKEVPVVLHEDKVFE